A genomic window from Cucumis melo cultivar AY chromosome 8, USDA_Cmelo_AY_1.0, whole genome shotgun sequence includes:
- the LOC103495868 gene encoding presenilin-like protein At1g08700 — MESSILETIGVEIIGVMSPVSICMLLVVLLVYSLSSADPLASAPIRTAANLVYLESPSDSAGQKLEGALLNALVFVILIALVTFLLFVLYYYNFTNFLKNYMRFSAFFVLGSMGGSIFLSIIQHFSIPVDSITCLILLFNFTVVGVLAVFSGGIPIIMRQSYMVFLGIIVAAWFTKLPEWTTWSLLVALALYDLVAVLAPGGPLKLLVELASSRDEELPALVYEARPTVSRGPENRGGLGLLVAGVSDSGSIELQAHSDNNFNRNGDENLHNSDRPAAGNQNFRREEVERNGDEGERSPLVSYSRERHSSDSGSSGYSTGVLTPEMRRHLGNRETEIHIDGELSPLVQLPSSQTQIEVERVAQTEVTSRGIRLGLGDFVFYSVLVGRAAMYDLMTVYACYLAIISGLGCTLILLSVCHRALPALPISITLGVMFYFLTRLVMEPFVVGTATNLMMF, encoded by the coding sequence ATGGAATCGAGCATACTGGAGACGATCGGCGTGGAGATTATCGGCGTCATGTCTCCGGTTTCAATCTGTATGCTTCTCGTCGTTTTATTGGTCTATTCCCTCTCCTCCGCCGACCCTCTCGCCTCCGCTCCGATTCGCACCGCCGCGAATCTTGTCTACCTCGAGAGCCCTTCTGATTCCGCTGGTCAGAAGCTCGAAGGTGCTCTTCTCAATGCCTTGGTCTTCGTTATTCTCATCGCCCTTGTTACTTTCCTTCTCTTTGTTCTTTATTACTACAACTTTACCAATTTCTTGAAGAATTACATGCGATTTTCTGCGTTTTTCGTCCTTGGTTCCATGGGAGGCTCCATCTTCTTGTCTATTATCCAGCATTTTTCTATACCGGTTGATTCCATTACTTGCTTGATTTTATTGTTCAACTTTACGGTGGTGGGTGTGCTGGCGGTGTTCTCAGGAGGAATCCCTATCATCATGAGGCAGTCGTATATGGTGTTTTTGGGGATAATTGTCGCTGCTTGGTTCACGAAGCTACCTGAGTGGACTACTTGGAGTTTGCTTGTAGCCTTGGCTCTTTATGATTTGGTGGCTGTTCTAGCTCCTGGTGGACCTCTTAAGCTGTTGGTAGAGTTGGCCTCGAGCAGGGACGAAGAGCTTCCAGCTCTCGTTTACGAGGCTCGGCCTACAGTGTCAAGGGGTCCTGAGAATCGAGGGGGATTGGGACTTTTGGTTGCTGGGGTCTCAGATTCTGGATCAATAGAGCTTCAGGCACATTCAGATAACAATTTCAACCGTAATGGGGATGAAAACCTTCATAATTCTGATCGCCCTGCTGCTGGCAATCAGAATTTTCGGAGGGAAGAGGTTGAAAGAAATGGAGATGAAGGGGAAAGGTCGCCATTAGTAAGTTACAGTCGAGAAAGACACTCATCAGATAGTGGATCATCTGGTTATTCAACCGGAGTTCTTACTCCAGAAATGCGACGACACTTGGGCAACAGAGAAACTGAAATCCATATAGATGGGGAATTGTCTCCTCTGGTTCAACTGCCAAGTTCGCAAACCCAGATAGAAGTGGAAAGGGTTGCCCAAACTGAGGTTACAAGTAGAGGTATTAGGCTTGGTCTTGGGGACTTTGTGTTCTACAGTGTCCTCGTTGGTAGAGCTGCAATGTATGATCTTATGACAGTTTATGCTTGTTATCTCGCTATCATCTCTGGACTTGGATGCACTCTCATTTTGTTATCAGTTTGTCATCGAGCTCTGCCTGCACTTCCCATATCTATCACTTTGGGTGTCATGTTTTACTTCTTGACTCGGTTAGTTATGGAGCCGTTTGTTGTTGGGACTGCCACAAATTTAATGATGTTCTGA